The Ochotona princeps isolate mOchPri1 chromosome 1, mOchPri1.hap1, whole genome shotgun sequence genome has a segment encoding these proteins:
- the LOC101529760 gene encoding histone-lysine N-methyltransferase SUV39H2-like — protein MEYYLVKWKGCPDSTNTWEPLQNLKCPLLLQQFYNDKHNYLSQVKKCKAIIPKYNSKALKPAIAEYIIKKAKQRIALQRWQEELNRRKNHKGMIFVENTVDLEGPPSDFYYINEYKPAPGISLVNEATFGCSCTDCFFEKCWPAEAGVLLAYNKIQQIKIPPGTPIYKCNSRCQCGPDCPNRIVQKGTQYSLCIFRTSNGCGWGVKTLVKIKRMSFVMEYVGEVITSEEAERRGQFYDNKGITYLFDLDYESDEFTVDAARYGNVSHFVNHSCDPNLQVFNVFIDNLDTRLPQIALFSTRTINAGEELTFDYQMKGFGGVSLDSIDHSPAKKRVRTICKCGAVTCRGYLN, from the coding sequence ATGGAATACTATCTTGTAAAATGGAAAGGATGTCCAGATTCTACAAACACTTGGGAACCTTTGCAAAATCTCAAGTGTCCATTACTGCTCCAGCAGTTTTATAATGACAAGCATAATTATTTATCTCAGGTAAAGAAATGCAAAGCAATAATTCCAAAATACAATAGCAAAGCTTTGAAACCTGCCATTGCTGAGTACATCATAAAGAAGGCCAAACAGAGGATAGCTCTGCAGAGATGGCAAGAGGAGctcaacagaagaaagaatcataAAGGAATGATATTTGTTGAAAATACTGTTGACTTAGAGGGCCCACCTTCTGACTTCTACTACATCAATGAATACAAACCAGCTCCTGGAATCAGCCTGGTGAATGAAGCCACCTTTGGTTGTTCATGCACAGATTGCTTTTTTGAGAAATGCTGGCCTGCTGAAGCTGGAGTTCTTTTGGCTTATAATAAAATCCAACAAATTAAAATCCCACCTGGTACCCCCATTTATAAATGCAACTCGAGGTGCCAATGTGGACCTGATTGTCCCAATAGGATTGTACAAAAAGGCACACAGTATTCACTTTGCATCTTTCGAACTagcaatggctgtggctggggtgtAAAAACACTTGTGAAGATTAAAAGAATGAGCTTCGTCATGGAATATGTTGGAGAGGTAATCACAAGTGAAGAAGCCGAAAGACGGGGACAGTTTTATGACAACAAAGGAATTACTTATCTCTTTGATCTGGACTATGAATCTGATGAGTTCACAGTGGATGCAGCTCGATATGGAAATGTGTCTCATTTTGTGAATCACAGCTGTGACCCAAATCTTCAGGTGTTCAATGTTTTCATTGATAACCTTGATACTCGTCTTCCCCAAATAGCATTATTTTCTACAAGAACCATAAATGCTGGCGAAGAGTTGACTTTTGATTATCAAATGAAAGGTTTTGGAGGTGTCTCTTTAGATTCGATTGACCATAGCCCAGCTAAAAAGAGGGTCAGAACAATATGCAAATGTGGTGCTGTGACTTGCAGAGGTTACCTCAactaa